The Halobacterium litoreum genome includes a region encoding these proteins:
- the glmM gene encoding phosphoglucosamine mutase, which yields MFGTSGIRGEFGTDVTAGLALRVGRAVASEGCERVVVGRDPRKTGPVLVDAVSAGLRECGADVVRVGEVPTPTVARSVEWYDADAGIAVTASHNPPADNGLKLWSADGSAVVGDEQAAVAERLERDDFRPRRWGEIGGSRTVASAYRRHVAAIADAVTVDPPLAVTVDVGHGSGRLSATALRKLGCEVETMNALPDGSFPARPSEPTAENCERLRRVVAQTDADFGVAHDGDADRALAVTESGRFVSGDVLLALFARREAGPGDRVAVPIDTSVAVRDELAAVGASTTFTKVGDGHVAARTADDDVVFGGEPSGAWIFPALSRCPDGPLAAAKLAALVADHGSLDALVEDVSSVPIRRESVRTDAKRDVVERVRGLVADRYANVTSVDGVRVDEDDGWFLVRASGTQPLVRVTAEARDSDRMRALFDSARDLVSTAARSVGAETELAG from the coding sequence ATGTTCGGTACGAGCGGCATCCGCGGCGAGTTCGGGACCGACGTGACGGCGGGGCTCGCGCTCCGCGTCGGCCGCGCCGTCGCCTCGGAGGGCTGCGAGCGCGTCGTCGTCGGGCGCGACCCGCGGAAGACCGGGCCCGTGCTCGTCGACGCCGTCTCCGCGGGGCTCCGGGAGTGTGGCGCCGACGTGGTGCGCGTCGGCGAGGTGCCGACGCCGACGGTCGCGCGGTCGGTCGAGTGGTACGACGCGGACGCCGGTATCGCGGTGACGGCGTCCCACAACCCGCCCGCGGACAACGGCCTGAAACTCTGGAGCGCGGACGGCTCTGCGGTCGTCGGCGACGAGCAGGCGGCCGTCGCGGAGCGACTGGAGCGAGACGACTTCCGCCCCCGGCGGTGGGGCGAAATCGGCGGTTCGCGGACGGTGGCGTCGGCGTACCGTCGCCACGTCGCCGCTATCGCTGACGCCGTCACGGTCGACCCGCCGCTCGCCGTCACCGTCGACGTGGGTCACGGGAGCGGCCGCCTCTCGGCGACCGCGCTCCGCAAACTCGGCTGCGAGGTGGAGACGATGAACGCGCTCCCGGACGGCTCGTTCCCGGCGCGCCCGAGCGAACCGACCGCCGAGAACTGCGAGCGCCTCCGGCGCGTCGTCGCGCAGACGGACGCCGACTTCGGGGTCGCCCACGACGGCGACGCGGACCGCGCGCTCGCCGTCACCGAGTCCGGGCGGTTCGTCTCCGGGGACGTGTTGCTCGCGCTGTTCGCGCGCCGAGAGGCCGGTCCGGGCGACCGAGTCGCGGTCCCAATCGACACGAGCGTCGCGGTGCGCGACGAACTCGCGGCGGTCGGCGCGTCCACGACGTTCACGAAGGTCGGGGACGGCCACGTCGCCGCGCGCACCGCCGACGACGACGTGGTGTTCGGCGGCGAGCCGAGCGGCGCGTGGATTTTCCCGGCCCTGTCGCGGTGCCCGGACGGCCCGCTCGCCGCCGCGAAACTCGCCGCGCTGGTCGCCGACCACGGCTCGCTGGACGCGCTCGTCGAGGACGTGAGCTCGGTGCCGATTCGCCGCGAGAGCGTGCGGACCGACGCGAAACGCGACGTCGTCGAGCGCGTGCGCGGCCTCGTCGCCGACCGGTACGCGAACGTCACGAGCGTCGACGGCGTCCGCGTCGACGAGGACGACGGCTGGTTCCTCGTGCGGGCCAGCGGTACCCAGCCTCTCGTCCGCGTCACCGCCGAGGCGCGGGACAGCGACCGGATGCGTGCGCTGTTCGACAGCGCCCGCGACCTGGTGTCGACGGCGGCGCGGTCGGTCGGCGCGGAGACCGAACTCGCCGGCTAG